A DNA window from Hydrogenispora ethanolica contains the following coding sequences:
- the mraY gene encoding phospho-N-acetylmuramoyl-pentapeptide-transferase, with amino-acid sequence MIKLLFAALIAFAVSLCLGPFTIKILHRLKFGQSIRDDGPQTHLKKAGTPTMGGILILVSLVAGLAAADVFTPEVWWVLFLTISFGFIGLVDDFIIVVAKRSLGLKARQKLFAQIVLAGFAAVFMIQGRFPTTQLVPFTDLSLSFPDFGFGNPLFFLYAVFVIVAISNAVNLTDGLDGLASGTTAFAALAFGVLAFWQGHPSLGTFAIILASACFGFVWFNGPPAQVFMGDTGSLALGAALAGISLFSQLSLFFLIIGGIFVSETLSVVIQVTSYKTSGKRIFRMSPLHHHFELGGMLEPKIMIRFWMVGVVLGIIGILGYLLK; translated from the coding sequence CTGATTAAATTGCTGTTTGCGGCGCTCATCGCTTTTGCCGTAAGTCTATGTTTGGGGCCCTTTACAATTAAAATACTGCACCGCTTGAAATTCGGTCAAAGTATTCGGGACGACGGCCCCCAGACTCATTTAAAAAAAGCCGGTACTCCGACGATGGGGGGAATTCTGATACTGGTTTCCCTGGTTGCGGGTTTAGCCGCGGCAGATGTATTTACCCCTGAAGTTTGGTGGGTACTCTTTTTGACGATTAGCTTCGGATTCATTGGGTTGGTCGACGATTTCATAATTGTCGTGGCCAAACGTTCATTGGGCTTGAAAGCCAGACAAAAACTGTTTGCTCAAATCGTTTTGGCGGGATTTGCCGCAGTTTTCATGATTCAAGGCCGCTTTCCGACTACACAGTTGGTGCCGTTTACGGATCTCAGTTTAAGCTTCCCCGATTTTGGATTCGGCAACCCGCTCTTCTTTCTTTACGCGGTCTTTGTAATTGTCGCCATTTCTAACGCGGTTAATTTGACTGACGGATTGGATGGCTTGGCCTCTGGAACGACCGCTTTTGCGGCATTAGCCTTTGGAGTTCTCGCGTTTTGGCAAGGTCATCCCAGCCTGGGGACGTTTGCCATCATTTTAGCCAGCGCCTGTTTTGGTTTTGTCTGGTTTAACGGTCCGCCGGCTCAAGTCTTTATGGGCGATACGGGTTCTTTAGCTCTGGGAGCCGCTTTGGCGGGGATTAGCCTTTTTAGCCAGTTAAGTCTATTTTTTTTGATTATCGGCGGCATTTTTGTTTCGGAAACTTTGTCAGTGGTTATTCAGGTAACTTCCTATAAGACATCGGGGAAAAGGATTTTCCGGATGAGTCCGTTGCATCATCATTTTGAGCTCGGGGGAATGCTGGAACCGAAAATCATGATCCGTTTCTGGATGGTTGGAGTGGTTCTCGGCATCATTGGGATTTTGGGTTATCTGTTGAAGTAA
- the ftsW gene encoding putative lipid II flippase FtsW, producing the protein MKRNPPDLFLFVVIMTLLAIGLIIVTSASAPESLNITHGKSAFLFGMRQLLFAVIGVAVMLFMMKFPYRNLKKVTVPVFLAALFFLVLVLFIAPSIKGSKRWITLGFFVFQPSELAKLSVIILLAHYMSELKKGVTNFWFGVIIPLLLVGLVCLLILLEPDLGTAIVIFGTFMMMLFVSGAKISHMSVLGAIGLALGTLLVLIEPYRAQRLVAFMNPWKDPQGDGWQIIQSLYALGSGGPFGLGLGMGRQKFDYLPEAHTDYIFSILGEELGLLGTMTVITLFFLLAWRGYKIALGVKEPFARLLAAGITSYLIFQAVLNIGVVTSSIPVTGITLPFLSSGGSSLVVSLFSVGILLNISKYAE; encoded by the coding sequence ATGAAGCGGAATCCTCCGGATTTATTTCTTTTTGTCGTTATCATGACGTTACTGGCGATCGGTTTAATCATCGTGACCAGCGCCAGCGCTCCAGAATCTCTCAATATCACCCATGGGAAAAGCGCTTTTTTATTTGGAATGCGCCAACTCTTATTTGCGGTTATCGGCGTCGCCGTGATGCTGTTTATGATGAAATTTCCTTATCGCAACCTAAAAAAGGTAACTGTACCGGTTTTTTTAGCCGCACTCTTTTTTCTGGTTTTGGTCCTATTTATTGCGCCTTCTATCAAAGGGTCTAAACGCTGGATTACGTTGGGTTTCTTTGTATTTCAACCCTCGGAACTGGCTAAACTGTCGGTGATTATTTTATTGGCCCACTATATGTCGGAGTTGAAGAAAGGCGTCACCAATTTTTGGTTTGGCGTAATCATCCCCCTGCTGTTAGTGGGGTTGGTCTGCTTGTTGATTTTGCTCGAACCTGATTTGGGAACGGCGATTGTAATTTTTGGGACATTTATGATGATGCTTTTCGTAAGTGGTGCGAAAATCAGCCATATGTCAGTGCTAGGAGCCATTGGGTTGGCTTTGGGAACCCTGTTGGTGCTGATTGAGCCCTATCGGGCACAACGCCTGGTCGCTTTCATGAACCCTTGGAAAGATCCCCAAGGAGATGGCTGGCAGATTATTCAATCTTTATATGCCTTGGGTTCGGGAGGACCGTTTGGTTTAGGCCTCGGTATGGGCCGCCAAAAATTTGACTATTTGCCGGAAGCGCATACCGATTATATTTTTTCGATTCTTGGGGAAGAACTGGGTCTGTTGGGAACGATGACCGTCATCACGCTTTTTTTTCTATTGGCCTGGCGGGGCTACAAGATTGCGCTCGGGGTAAAAGAGCCCTTTGCCCGGTTGTTGGCGGCGGGAATCACATCCTATCTGATTTTTCAAGCCGTGCTCAATATCGGAGTAGTGACCTCATCGATTCCGGTAACCGGCATCACTTTACCTTTTCTGAGTTCCGGCGGATCTTCGTTAGTGGTTAGTCTATTCAGTGTGGGGATCCTGCTGAATATTTCCAAGTACGCGGAATAA